GTCGTTTTGCAGTTTGAGGGCGAGCGTGTATACGCTTTCCGCGTACTGCGCGCCTTGAAGAACCGTTTCGGCACAACGAGCGAGACGGGGATATTTTCCATGGAAGAACATGGGCTGGCCGAGATCGTCAACCCGGCGGGGCTTTTTTTGAAAGACCGCGCAACGGGCGGCGCGCCCGGTTCGGCGATCTGCGCCTGCATGGAAGGGACAAGGCCGGTGCTGGTGGAAGTGCAGGCTTTGGCCGCGCCCACGCCTTACGGCATGCCGCGGCGCACTTCGGTCGGCTTTGATTACAACCGGGTCAATATGCTGCTGGCCGTTTTGGAAAAACGGCTGGGTTTTGAATTTGGCGTTCAGGACGCTTATGTCAATGTCGTGGGCGGATTCAAGGTGAACGAGCCGGCGGCTGATTTGGCGGTGGCGGCCGCCCTTGTTTCCAGTTTGCGCAACCAGCCCCTTGACGCGAGGGCCCTGCTGATCGGCGAAATGGGGCTTACCGGCGAAATAAGGCGGGTCAGCCATGTCGCCCGCCGGATAAAGGAAGCGGCCAGCCTCGGCTTTGAACGCTTCATTGTGCCCTCCGGCGGCGACAGCCGGGAACTGCGCGCCAAATACGGCGGGATCGTCGCGGCGTCTACCTTGCGCGAGGCCTTGCGGGAGATTGGGATAGGCTGAAGCATACTGGTGCCGCCGGGAAAGTGCCCGGCCGGCCTAAATGGAGCCTGTTGACGCTGCCGCTTAACGCCCGTCTTTGGGCGAATTTTTCGCCGTGCTTTGCCCTAAAGCCTCGCCGAACTGCGGGTTCGCCCGCGTTTTGCGCCGCGCATAGCGAAAAATTCGCCCAAAACTTGAAAAATTCGCTATTGTTACAAGGCCCTGGAAAATCCGGCACAAATAAAAAATGAGGAGGCTTTCAGAAAATGAGAAAATTGTCCATCGCGTTTTTGCTATTTGCCGCAGCCTTGCTGTCCGCCGCCTGCGGCGGCCAGAAGGCGGCCCCGCCCGCCAAGGTGGAAACAAAAAAAATGACCATCGGCCTTTTGCGCCTGACCAGTTCCGCGCCTTTGTTTATCGGCATGGACAAAGGGTTTTTTAAAGAACAGGGAATTGAGCTTACGGCCAAATGGTTCGACGCCGCCCAGCCGATCGCCGTCGCGACCGCGTCCAATCAGGTGGACGTAGGCGCGACCGGCATCACCGCCAGCCTTTTCAACATGATCGGCAGCGGCCAGAAACTGACCATCGTCGCCGACAAAGGGCGCGAGGAGAAGGGCTACCCCTCATCGACTTTGGTCGTTGTCAAAAAGCTCCACGACCAGGGCGTTACCACGCTGGAACAGTTGAAAGGCAAAAAAATCGGCATTACCCAGAAAGGATCTACCTTCCAGTACATGATCGGCCGTATGCTGGAGGCCAAGGGCATGTCGGCAAACGACGTCGAGATCGTGCCGCTCGGGCAGCTCGGCTCCATCCTGTCCAGCCTGCGGAGCGGGCAGATCGACGCCGCCATCTTAAATGAGCCCAACCCGACCAAAGCGGAAAAAGCCGGTTACGCCAAATCCATACTGCCGGTTGCCAACGTCATAGATTATCAGACGTCAGGCATTTTCTATTCGCCCAACCTTAACAAGGACGAGGAGCTGGCGGTAAGGTTCATGAAGGCTTACATCAAATGCTGCAATTATTATTACGATGCCGTGCTGGCCAGAAAAGACGGCAAACCCGCGCCCGGGGCAAATTATGACGAGGTCATAAAAATAATCGCCAACTACACCAACATGCCGGTCGAAGACATCAAAATCGGCATCCCCTATATCGACCGCAACGGCCGCCTGCTGGCAAGCGACATAGACACGCAGATCAAGTGGTACAGCAAGCATAAACTGCTGGAGAAGCCGGTTGAAGCCAAAGAGGCCGTAAACACCACGTT
The genomic region above belongs to Acidaminococcales bacterium and contains:
- a CDS encoding ABC transporter substrate-binding protein, translating into MRKLSIAFLLFAAALLSAACGGQKAAPPAKVETKKMTIGLLRLTSSAPLFIGMDKGFFKEQGIELTAKWFDAAQPIAVATASNQVDVGATGITASLFNMIGSGQKLTIVADKGREEKGYPSSTLVVVKKLHDQGVTTLEQLKGKKIGITQKGSTFQYMIGRMLEAKGMSANDVEIVPLGQLGSILSSLRSGQIDAAILNEPNPTKAEKAGYAKSILPVANVIDYQTSGIFYSPNLNKDEELAVRFMKAYIKCCNYYYDAVLARKDGKPAPGANYDEVIKIIANYTNMPVEDIKIGIPYIDRNGRLLASDIDTQIKWYSKHKLLEKPVEAKEAVNTTFFDKALAK